From Chlorocebus sabaeus isolate Y175 chromosome 15, mChlSab1.0.hap1, whole genome shotgun sequence, the proteins below share one genomic window:
- the RTP2 gene encoding receptor-transporting protein 2, with product MCTSLTTCEWKKVFYEKMEVAKPADSWELIIDPNLKPSELAPGWKQYVEQHASGRFHCSWCWHTWQSAHVVILFHMHLDRARRMGSVRMRVFKQLCYECGTARQDESSMLEENIEGLVDNLITSLREQCYDEDGGQYRIHVASRPDSGPHRTEFCEACQEGIVHWKPSEKLLEEEATAYTFSEASKPRAQAGSGYNFLSLRWCLFWASLCLLAVYLQFSFRSPAFL from the exons ATGTGTACCAGCTTGACCACTTGTGAGTGGAAGAAAGTCTTCTATGAGAAGATGGAGGTGGCAAAGCCAGCAGACAGTTGGGAGCTCATCATAGACCCCAACCTCAAGCCCAGTGAGCTAGCCCCTGGCTGGAAGCAGTATGTGGAGCAGCATGCCTCAGGCAG GTTCCATTGCTCCTGGTGCTGGCACACCTGGCAGTCTGCCCACGTGGTCATCCTCTTTCATATGCATCTGGACCGTGCCCGGCGGATGGGCTCGGTGCGCATGCGTGTCTTCAAGCAGCTGTGCTATGAGTGCGGCACGGCGAGGCAGGACGAGTCCAGCATGCTGGAGGAGAACATCGAGGGCCTAGTGGACAACCTCATCACCAGCCTGCGCGAGCAGTGCTACGACGAGGACGGTGGCCAGTACCGCATCCACGTGGCCAGCCGCCCGGACAGCGGGCCACATCGTACAGAGTTCTGCGAAGCCTGCCAGGAGGGTATCGTGCACTGGAAGCCCAGCGAGAAGCTGCTGGAGGAGGAGGCGACCGCCTACACCTTCTCTGAAGCCTCCAAGCCGAGGGCCCAGGCAGGATCCGGTTATAATTTCTTGTCTCTTCGTTGGTGCCTCTTCTGGGCCTCTCTCTGCCTGCTCGCTGTCTACCTGCAGTTCTCCTTCCGCAGCCCTGCCTTCCTTTAG